The Tautonia plasticadhaerens nucleotide sequence TCGCGTTCTGGTCCCCCCTGCCGCACGAGCGCCGGAATGCTTCGCCCGAATTGGAGCGGGCCTACCGGCTCGTCGAGGACCGGATGCGTCCCGAGTGCTGGCGGGACTGGAAGGGGCCGGAGTTCGGCAACGAGGGTGGGAGGGCGGTCGGCTGGGCCGAGGAGAACGTGGATGCCTGGCTCCAGACGCTCAACCCCGAGGTGGCGCTGCTCATGTTCGGCACGAACGACCTTGGCCAGCTCCGCCCGGTAGACTACGCGCGTGGGCTCCGGTCCGTCGTCCGGCGCTGCCTCGACAACGGGACGGTCGTGCTCCTGAGCACGATCCCGCCCCGTCACGGCCTCGCGGCCGAGGCTGCGGCCTTCTCCGAGGGCGCCCGAGAGGTGGCCCGGGATCTGTCCGTCCCGCTCGTCGACTACCACGCCGAGATCCTCCGGCGACGCCCCGACGACTGGGACGGGGCCTCCGAGGCGTTCCGGCAGTACGAGGGCTACGACGTGCCGACGCCGCTGGCACGAGACGGCGTCCACCCCAGCGCCCCGGATCGATTCCGCGGCGACTACTCCGAGGAGGCGTTGCGCAATCATGGCTACAACCTGCGGAACGCCGTCGTGCTCATAGCCTATGCCGGGGTCCTCGAGGCGCTTGCCGCGCCGCGGCAGGCCGACGCGCCGGCGGACGAGGCCGCCCAACGTCCGTGGTTCCCCCAGGCGCCTCCGCTGCCGCCCCCGGCGGGCGAGGTGATCCGCGTCTCGGATGTCGCAGGGCTCCACGAGGCCGCCCGTCGCGTGACGCCGGGCGGCACGATCCTGCTCGCCGACGGCGTCTACCCCGTGACCGAGACCGTGGTCGTCGCCACCGACGGCGTGACCCTGCGCGGCGCATCCGGCAGTCGGCGGCGCGTGGTGCTCGACGGCGGCGGTACGCTCGGAGAGCTGCTCACGCTCCGATCCTGCTCCGACGTGACCATCGCCGACCTGACCGTCCGCAACGTCCGCTGGAACGGGATCAAGCTCGACACCGACACCGGGGTGCAGCGGGCGACCATCCGGAACTGCATCCTCCGGAACATCTGGCAGCGCGCCATCAAGGGGGTGAAGGTCCCCGAGGACGGCCGGGAGGCGACCCGGCCGCGCGGCTGCGTGATCGAGTATTGCCTGTTCGTGAACGACCGTGCCAAGCGGTTCGAGGACGACCCGGCCGACACGCCGCAGACCTTCGATGGGAACTACGTCGGCGGGATCGACGTGATGTACCCGAGCGACTGGGCGATCCGCGACAACGTCTTCCTCGGAATCCGGGGCCGCACCGGGAGCGGCCGGGGGGCGATCTTCCTCTGGCACGACGCCCGCGACTGCGTCGTCGAGCGGAACGTGATCGTGGACTGCGACTCGGGCATCTGCCTGGGCAACTCGCACAAGCCGGACGACGTCGAAGTCCACTGCACCGGCGTGGTCGTGCGGAACAACATGCTCTGCCGCGTGCCCGAGAACGGCATCCTGGCGGACGACACGCGCGATTGCTCGATCCTCCACAACACGGTCCACGACCCCCGCAGCCGCCTCGGCCGGCTGATCCGCGTGGTCCACGGCAACGACCGCCTCCGGGTCGTCAACAACCTGCTCAGCGGGCCCCCGCCTCGCGTCGAATCCGGGAGTGCGATCACGATGAGGGGAAACCTGATCGGGGAGTTCACCGCCTCCTTCGTCGCCCCGGGGGAGGGGAACCTACGGCTGACCGCCGCGGCCACCGACGCCATCGACGGGGCCTCCCCCGTGCCCGAGGTGACCGCGGACATCGATCGGAACCCGCGCGACGAGGCCCCGGACGTCGGCGCCCACGAATACACCGGCCCTTGACGCGTCGATCCCGGGCCGACGTACGAATCTCCTGATCAGATCCGCCGGGCCGTCTGGCCGCACCGGCGGGTGCCCGAATGACCCTGATCGAGACACCGAGGTGACCGATGCGAGACAGGAGCCGGGGTCGAATGGGACGTCCGTCGATCGCGCGGTGCTTCGTGGCGGCGGCCGCCCTGCTGGCCGCGACCCCCGGGGCCCTGCCCGCCCGGCCGGGCGACGGGGGGGACGGCGTGCGCTTCCGCGAGGGCTTCGATGACGACCGCCTGCCCGATGGCGGCTGGTACGACGGCCGGGAGTTCGTCATCGCCGGGGAGGAGGCCCGGTCGGGCGACGGCTGCATCGCTTACCACTGGGAGCCGGGCACGACGACGCCCGAGGGCTCACCCGCCCTGCGGCGCCTCTTCGAGCCGACGGAGGCCGTCTACGTGCGGTTCTTCCTCAAGCTCTCGGAGGGCTGGGGCTGGTCCGGGCGGCCCTACCACCCCCACCTGATCCAGCTCCTGACGACCGAGAACGGGAAATACCAAGGCCCGGCCGCGAGCCGCCTGACGGTCTACGTCGAGCCGCAGGAGGGCCGGCTCCGCCTCGCGGCCCAGGACATCGAGAACCGGGACGCGCCCCACGGCCCGACCCAGGGCCCGCTCCGCGGGGGCGTCAACGGATCGTTCTTCGACAGCGAGGAGACACTCTTCACCGACGACGCCTGGCACTGCGTCGAGGCGCAGTTCCGCCTGAACACCCTCGACCTCGAGCGGGATCGACCCAACGCGGACGGCGTCGTCCGCGCCTGGTTTGACGGGGAGCTCGTCGTCGATCGCTCCGACGTCGTCCTCCGCTCGACCGACTTCCCGGGGATGGAATTCAACCAGATCCTGCTGGCGCCCTACTTCGGCCCCGGCCTGCTGCCGCACGAGCAGACGCTCCGGATCGACGAGCTGGTCGTCGGGACGAGGCGCCCGGAGGACGACCCGGCCGCGGATCGGTCCCGAAACGGCCGCGCGTCGATGCGCGTGGCCGCAGCCCAGCCGGGGAACCGGACGATCGACTTCCACCTAGAGCCCGCGGAGGTCCTCGCCCGGGTCGATCGCTCGCTCTCGGAGCTGGAGCGGCTCGTCCACGAGGCCGGGGACGCCGGCTGCGACGCCCTGGCCTTCCCCGAGGACACCCTGGGGCTGCTCAACTGGGAGGCGGCACACCCTGAGGCCCTCGATGCCGTCCTCCCCGAAGCGGTGAGCCGCATGCTCGACCGGCTCGGCCGGGCGGCGGCGGGGCACCGCATGTACCTGGTCCTCTGCAGCGACGCCATCGACCAGGACGGCCGCACGTACAACACCGCGTTCCTGCTCGGCCGCGACGGGGACGAGATCGGCCGCTACCGCAAGGTCAACCTGCCGCTGACCGAGCAGTCCCGCGCGCGGGGCGACGAGTTCCCGGTCTTCCCCACGCCGGACCTGGGGGCGGTCGGCATGCTGATCTGCTACGACATGATCTTCCCCGAGGCGGCGCGCTGCCTGGCGCTGCAGGGGGCCGACGTCGTGGTCCACCCGACGCTCGGCGGGGCCGCCTTCGGCGACGACGACATCAGCCTGGCCGCCTTCCGCACGCGGGCCGCCGAGAACTTCGTCTACCTGGTCGTGGCGATGCGAGGCCAGGGCAGCATGGTCATCTCGCCGCGGGGCAGGGTCCTCGCCACCGCCGAGGGGGCCGACGCGCTGGCGATCGCCGACATCGACCCGTGGGGCGGGCGTGAGGGCGGGGACGCCTTCAACACCCAGGCCGACCTGCGCGGTCGCCTGTTCCGCGAGCGGGTCCCCGGCGCCTACGGCCTCCTGACCGAGCCCGAGCCGCCGGTGCTCGCGAAGGTGCCGTCGAACGTGACCGCGGAGGAGGCCATCCGGATCATGGCCACCGTGCTCACCACCGGCGAGGAGCGGTTCAACCGGGCGAACGAGCTCGCCCGTTCGGGCGACACGGAGGAGGCGATCCGGCTTTTCGAGCGCCTCTGCGAAGATTGCCCCACGTCCTGGATCGAGCGGGCCGCGCGGGCGAGGATCGAATCGCTCCGCCCGCCTGCCCCGGTCGGGACGCACGAGGACCCCTGAACGACCGTGGCGGCCGGCTCGGCGCGCGGATACGCTGGGGGCGGGCTCGCCTCGGTGGCGCTCCCCGGCCGACGAGGCCCGGTCGCACCGGGTGGGTCGTCCGGCGACCCGACGACCGCGGATGAGTCACCCCGACCGAGGGCCCGGACCCGCACCTTCGTCGGGACGGGCGTGGGGCGGGGTAGGGAGGAGCCATGAGCCGGGACGACGACCGGGCGCCTCGCCCGCATGTGGCCGAGTTCGCCGCGATCCCCGCGGTCCGCTGCCCGTGCGGCTGGGCCCGGAGGGCCTTCGGCGACGTGCCCGGCGCCCCGGCCAGCCTGCACCGCGTGGAGATCGAGGACGACGCCCGCGCCCACTACCACCGCGACCACACCGAGATTTATTACGTCCTGGAGTGCGGTCCGGGGGCCGCGGTGGAGCTGGACGGCGAGTCGGTGGCGGTGCACCCGGGCGTCTCGGTGCTGATCCCGCCCGGGGTCCGGCACCGGGCCGTCGGACGCATGACCATCCTCAACGTCGTGGTCCCCCCCTTCGACCCGGGCGACGAGTGGTCCGACTGAACGCCCGCCCCCGCGTCCTGCCGGGGGTCCCGATCCGACCGAGAGGGCCTCGAGCGATGCCCGCACCGATCCGCAGGGGATAGTCGCACGCCCCGGCCGCGACCGCCGCGGCGCTCCTGCTGGGATGCGGCGGCGTGCAGGGGGGCCAGGTGTCGGCCCCGGTCGCTTTCGAGAAGCGGACGCTGGAGTCGGACGGCGATTACTGCGACGGCCTCGACGTCGGCGACAATGATCTCCTCACCGGCCTCGACGCCCACGGCTGATGCCTGGCCTGGTTCGAGCAGGTCCTTGAGGGGGGTGAGATCACGGTCCGTCGGCACCCGATCATGGACGACCGCTCCGAGGAACGCCGCCATGGGGTGGCGTTCTCCCAGCCGCACGCCATGGCGATGGCGGACATCGACGGCGACGGCCTGACCGACCTCGTGACCGGTAAGCGCCGCTGGGCGCACGGCCCGACCGGTGACGAGGAGCCAGGGGCCGATCCGGTGGTCTACTGGTTCCGGCCCTCCCGAGGGCCCGGCAGCTCGGTGCGAGACGAGCCCCACCTCATCGACGACGCCTCCGGGGTCGGCGTGCAGATCGCGGCGACCGACCTCGACGGCGACGGGACGCCCGATGTCCTTACCGCCTCCAAGCTGGGCACGTTCCTGTCCCTCAACCACCGGGCGGGGCGATGAGGGTGGCTCCGGGTCCGGGCCCCTGACGTTGGTGTCCCGGAGCCCGCCTCCCCGCGGGATGCACCGGATCGCCGGTGAGCGGGGCGGCCGACGACCTGCCGTGAGCGGGGCGGCCGATCCGCCTGTCGCGAGAGTTCCGACGTGACGCCGAAGGGGAAGGAAGGTCTGAGGGCAGGACCAGCCGGGCCACGCGTAGGCCGGCGACGGGGACCTCCCTGCGTTCGACGACCGCTCCACAGCAGGTCGGGGTCGACCTGAGAACCCTGCTGTGTACGCCTACCGGTCCGCCGACATGCGACGGGATACGACAAGACGAATATGATCCGGGCCGGTCCTGCGACCGGACCGGAATCGCCGAACGCCGCGTCCGGGACGCGGCGTTCGGCATAAGGATCACTGTCTCAACAGTTTGCTAGCGGAGGAGGTGGGATTCGAACCCACGGTACCGGTTGCCCGGTACACCGGTTTCCGAGACCGGCCCACGACGACCACCAAACACCGCGAATCACGACCTTTTCTCCATATGGTCACCTCACTGGAGGGCGCGCATACGCCTTCCCATACGCCTATTCTGCAGCCGACGTGGGCCAGTCCGTCACTCACGGCCCGGGCAACCTTCCCCGCGCTGACGCCGGCCTTCGTGGATGTCCCAGAATTGAGGTGACCCCCAGCCTTCCCCTACCCGGGGTCGCGAGGGCGGCTCGAACGGGGCTCCTTGCAGCTAACGCACAATTGCATGCGACCTGTCGATCCGAGCGAGAAGCCGCCGGAGAGGGGAGACGACCGAACGCCCTTCGGCATTTCGGACCGAAGCATGCAACGTGGCTGTGTCTCGGGGAGCGGTGACGCATTGGAGGTCTGGGAGGTACTGTCGCTCGATTTGGGGCGAGTCGATCCCTGAAGCGTCCGATCGAAGGCCTCCCCGCGCCGTGGCACCTCGGCGATCGAGGATTCGAGCGAGGCGCCGGGCTCGAACCCCAGACCGCCGATCCGCGTATGAGCGACTCATGACCCTTGCCCCGCTTGGTATCTGGGCTTCGGGAGGGTCGGCGGAGGAACGGATGGGTATTCCGATGGCATCGGTTGCAGACGAACGAGGACTGGGCTGGAGGTTCGACAACTCCTACGCGAGGCTGCCGGAGGACTTCTTCGTCCCGGCCACCCCCGCCGCGGTGCGGGAGCCTCGGGTGTCGATCCTCAACGACCGCCTGGCGGACGAACTCGGCCTCGACCTCGGGGCGATCACGACGGAGGCCGCCGCGGCCCTGTTCGCGGGCCAGGACCCGCCGGCCGGGAGCCGGCCGATCGCCCAGGCCTACGCCGGGCACCAGTTCGGCCACCTCACCATGCTCGGCGACGGCCGCGCCATTTTGCTGGGCGAGCACCGCACGCCCGACGGCCGGCTCGTCGACATCCAGTTCAAGGGGACGGGGCGGACGCGGTTCTCCCGCGGCGGGGACGGGCGGGCGGCGCTCGGGCCAATGCTGCGCGAGTACCTCATCAGCGAGGCCATGGCCGCCCTCGGCATCCCCACCACTCGGAGCCTCGCGGTCGTCACCACCGGCGAGCCGGTCTACCGGGAGACGGCCCGGCACGGGGCGGTCCTGACCCGCGTGGCCGCCAGCCACCTCCGCGTCGGGACCTTCCAGTACGCGGCGGCCCTCGAGGATGAGCCCGCCCTGCGGGCGCTGGCGGACTACGCGGTCGATCGCCATTATCCGGAGCTCGCCGACGCCTCGAGGAAGTACCTGGAGTTCTTCCGGGCGGTCGCGGACCGCCAGGCCTCACTGGTCGCCCGATGGCAGCTCGCCGGGTTCGTCCACGGGGTGATGAACACCGACAACATGGCGATCTCCGGAGAGACGATCGACTACGGGCCCTGCGCGTTCATGAACGCCTACGACCCGGGCACGGTGTTCAGCTCGATCGACCTCCATGGCCGGTACGCCTACGGCAACCAGCCGAAGATCGCCCGGTGGAACCTGGCCCGGTTCGCCGAGGCCCTGCTGCCGCTGCTCGACCCCGACCCGGAGGAGGCGGTCGCGGTCGCCACGGAGGTGCTGGACGACTTCGCTGTCCGGTTCGAGGAGAATTGGCTGGCCGGGATGCGCAAGAAGCTGGGGCTCCGGACGGACGAGGCGGGTGACGCCGAGCTGGTCCAATCGCTGCTCGGCTGGATGCAGGGATCCCGGGCCGACTTCACCAACACGTTCCGCGACCTGTCCGACGGGACTCCGGCCGGCGACCGGTACCAGGACCCGGGCTTCCAGGCCTGGTACGCACGGTGGCAGGAGCGGCTCTGCCGTGAAGGCCGATCGCTCGCCTCGACCAATGCCGTGATGCGCGCCGTCAACCCGGCGGTCATCCCTCGGAACCCGCGGGTGGAGGAGGCCCTGTCCGCCGCCGAGGATCGCGACGACATGGCGCCACTGCACCGACTGCTGACGGCGCTGGCGTCGCCGTATGAGGCGAGAGCGGAGCTGGCTGAGTACCGCGAGCCTCCTGCCGACGAGTGCGGCTACCGCACCTTCTGCGGGACGTAGGCGGACCGATGGTGATATCGGCACCGGGCCGCTCGATGGCCCGGCCGCACGAGGCTGTGCGCCCACCGGAGCGGTGGACGCGACAGCCACGGCGGGGCCCATGCGCCGACGCTTGGGCTTGACCCGCCGCATGGCTCAGGGACCGTGCCGGGGGGCTCCCAGGAAGTCGAGCAGCAGGCGATTGACCGCCTCGGGCTCCTCGTGGTGCAGCCAGTGCGTCGCCCCCTCGACCCATTCCAGCCGCCCCGCGTCGCAGAGGGCGAGGCTGGCCGGGGCCAGCCCCCGGGACAGGAAGCGGTCCCCCGGCCCCCAGAGCAGCAGCGTCGGCACGCGGACGCGCGGGTCGGCCGGCGGGACCGGCCGGTGCCGCACGGCGGCCCGATACCAGTGGATCATCGCGGTAATCGCCCCCGGCTCCGACCACGCCCGCCGGTATCGATCCAGATCCTCCTCGGCGAACGTCCCCGGGCGGCTCGTCGCCACCAGCGCCCGGGTCAGCGCCCGCCAGTTTCCCCTCCGGAAGTGGGCCTCGGGGACACGAGGCAGCTGGAAGAACAGGACGTACCAGCTCCGCAGGAGCTGGGACGGTTGCGTCCGGACGTGACGGCGGAAGGCCACCGGGTGCGGTGCGTTGAGGATCGCCAGCCGGTCGACGCGGTCCGGGTGCCTCAGCGCCGCCCACCAGGCGACCAGGCCTCCCCAGTCGTGGCCCACCAGCGACGCCCGCCGCCAGCCTCCCGCGTCGATCAGCCCGATGACGTCGGCCGCCAGCACGTCGAGGGCGTAGGCGGCGGTGCCCTCGGGCTTGTCGGAGGTGTTGTAGCCGCGCTGGTCGGGGGCCAGGACGCGGAACCCCGCGTCGGCCAGCGGGCCGATCTGGTGCCGCCAGCAGGACCACGGCTCGGGGAAGCCGTGCAGCAAGATCACGGGCGGGCCGTCCGTCGGCCCGGACTGGGCGACGTGCAGGGCGACGCCGTTCACGACCACCTCGGCATGCTGCGCGGCTTCGCTCATCGGCCGGCCTCCGGGGCGGGTCGCCGGGCGACGAGCCGCGCCTCGTGGCGGCCCTCGGGCGTCCAGCCCTCCTCGTCGTGCAGGACCTCCAGCCCCCGGATCAGGCCGGGCAGCTCGCCGTCGTCCAGCAGGTGCCTCGGGCCGGGCCGTTCGTGGCGGCGCAGGTTGGACCGGGTCGGGTGGGCGACCAGCAGAAGACCGCCCGGGTGCAAGGCCGTCGGGAGTCCGGCGAGCAGGGGGCGCCAGAGGAAGTCGACGCACACGATCAGGTCCCATGGCCCTTCGGGCGCCGGCCCGGCCTCCAGGTCGATCGTCACCGTCCGGAGCGGAAGGCCTTCCCGGTCGGCCCGCCCGGCGGCGATCTCCAACGCGACGCCGGAAAGGTCGGCCAGGGTGACGTCGAGGCCGCGCCGGGCCAGCCAGAGGGCGTGGCGGCCGGTGCCCCCGGCCACGTCCAGCGCCCGTCCCCGGTGCGGAAGCAGGCCGTCGAGCGACACGGCGAAGGGCGACGGCCCATGCTCCCTGCCGGCCTGCTCGCGGTGTCGGGCGTCCCAGCGGATTCGGTCGGCTTCGGCCATCGGCTCGGGCCCCCTCGACAGCGCCCCGGACATGACCGGGCGCAGGAGCACAGGAACGAGACACAACACCAGCAGGGTCCTCAGCCGGGGGACGTCCCGCCCCGTCCGCTTCTCGCCCGACCGGATCGCGACGATGATACGAGTCGACGTGTGCCCTGGCCCTTGGCTCCACAGGCCGCATCGGCCCCGACATGCAAAGCGACGGCCAGGGCATCGCCGAGTCGGAGCGGTGCGAGCCTCCCGAGGGCGGCCGACGTCTCGTTCATCGATCGACCAGGCGTCGTGGCTCGGCTTGCGCCGCTGCCGCTCCCGGTCGCCGCCGGGCGGGTCATCGCACAGGTCAGGCCCACGACGAGCAGGGTGACGTCCGCCGCGACGTCCCGGTCGAGAGGTCTGAAAGCGAATTCGGCGCCGTCACGACGGCGGCCGGGAACTCCATCCTCTCGGCCGAGAGGATGGTCAGCGTCCGCACCCCCGGCCGTTCCATGAGTCGCGTCGGACCGTCGGGTCGAGGGCGTCGGTGACCAGCAGGCCCTCGCCGTCGGACGTCAGGGTGCGGAAGGGCACCTCGGCCCGCCGGCCACCCCGGTGCGGGTAAGGCACGCCGATGTCGCGATCGGGGAGTCTCTCGATCTTGAGGCGCTCGGTCTGATCGGCCTGCGGCGTTTCGGACCGAAGCACGCAACGCGACCGTCGGCTACCAATGTCGACTCAATTACTTCCGGCTGACTCGCCGGCGCATTGGTGAGGGATTCAAGGCATGGCGACCGCCGCCACCTCGCCCTCCTCGTTGTCGGGCTCGAAGACCTCGTAGGTGGTGTTGGTCGCCAGTTGCTCCAGGGTGCTGACGGTGCCCGAAGGCCAACGGATCCTCAACCGGGCGACTTCCTCGACCGATCCAAGGCCGACCAGCAGGCGGGGATCGTTCGACGAGCACATGCTGGAGCCGGATTTGCGCTGGCGGGTGATGGTCCTCCCGCCGGCCTCGACCTCGACGCGGGCGCCGATCGCGTCGCGGTTGCTCCGGTCCCCGACCAGCTCCAGGCGGATCCAGGCGTGATTGCCCGGGGTGTCGTTGCGGAGGATGGCCGGGGCGCCGTCCCGATGGTTGACGACGATGTCGATGTCGCCGTCGTCGTCGAGGTCGCCGAACGCCGCGCCACGCCCGGCATGGCGGGAGGCGAAGTAGGGCCCCACTCCGAGGGTGGCGAGCTGGAACCGTCGCCCGACGCCGGGGGCGATCGCCCCCGAGTC carries:
- a CDS encoding cupin domain-containing protein, which produces MSRDDDRAPRPHVAEFAAIPAVRCPCGWARRAFGDVPGAPASLHRVEIEDDARAHYHRDHTEIYYVLECGPGAAVELDGESVAVHPGVSVLIPPGVRHRAVGRMTILNVVVPPFDPGDEWSD
- a CDS encoding class I SAM-dependent methyltransferase: MAEADRIRWDARHREQAGREHGPSPFAVSLDGLLPHRGRALDVAGGTGRHALWLARRGLDVTLADLSGVALEIAAGRADREGLPLRTVTIDLEAGPAPEGPWDLIVCVDFLWRPLLAGLPTALHPGGLLLVAHPTRSNLRRHERPGPRHLLDDGELPGLIRGLEVLHDEEGWTPEGRHEARLVARRPAPEAGR
- a CDS encoding protein adenylyltransferase SelO; the encoded protein is MASVADERGLGWRFDNSYARLPEDFFVPATPAAVREPRVSILNDRLADELGLDLGAITTEAAAALFAGQDPPAGSRPIAQAYAGHQFGHLTMLGDGRAILLGEHRTPDGRLVDIQFKGTGRTRFSRGGDGRAALGPMLREYLISEAMAALGIPTTRSLAVVTTGEPVYRETARHGAVLTRVAASHLRVGTFQYAAALEDEPALRALADYAVDRHYPELADASRKYLEFFRAVADRQASLVARWQLAGFVHGVMNTDNMAISGETIDYGPCAFMNAYDPGTVFSSIDLHGRYAYGNQPKIARWNLARFAEALLPLLDPDPEEAVAVATEVLDDFAVRFEENWLAGMRKKLGLRTDEAGDAELVQSLLGWMQGSRADFTNTFRDLSDGTPAGDRYQDPGFQAWYARWQERLCREGRSLASTNAVMRAVNPAVIPRNPRVEEALSAAEDRDDMAPLHRLLTALASPYEARAELAEYREPPADECGYRTFCGT
- a CDS encoding FG-GAP repeat domain-containing protein, which gives rise to MDDRSEERRHGVAFSQPHAMAMADIDGDGLTDLVTGKRRWAHGPTGDEEPGADPVVYWFRPSRGPGSSVRDEPHLIDDASGVGVQIAATDLDGDGTPDVLTASKLGTFLSLNHRAGR
- a CDS encoding GDSL-type esterase/lipase family protein codes for the protein MTSPRRAPFVAACLLVGSALAGGTGRATARGDEPGWREAMAKVHDRFTGTPGTFAHFGDSITVSLAFWSPLPHERRNASPELERAYRLVEDRMRPECWRDWKGPEFGNEGGRAVGWAEENVDAWLQTLNPEVALLMFGTNDLGQLRPVDYARGLRSVVRRCLDNGTVVLLSTIPPRHGLAAEAAAFSEGAREVARDLSVPLVDYHAEILRRRPDDWDGASEAFRQYEGYDVPTPLARDGVHPSAPDRFRGDYSEEALRNHGYNLRNAVVLIAYAGVLEALAAPRQADAPADEAAQRPWFPQAPPLPPPAGEVIRVSDVAGLHEAARRVTPGGTILLADGVYPVTETVVVATDGVTLRGASGSRRRVVLDGGGTLGELLTLRSCSDVTIADLTVRNVRWNGIKLDTDTGVQRATIRNCILRNIWQRAIKGVKVPEDGREATRPRGCVIEYCLFVNDRAKRFEDDPADTPQTFDGNYVGGIDVMYPSDWAIRDNVFLGIRGRTGSGRGAIFLWHDARDCVVERNVIVDCDSGICLGNSHKPDDVEVHCTGVVVRNNMLCRVPENGILADDTRDCSILHNTVHDPRSRLGRLIRVVHGNDRLRVVNNLLSGPPPRVESGSAITMRGNLIGEFTASFVAPGEGNLRLTAAATDAIDGASPVPEVTADIDRNPRDEAPDVGAHEYTGP
- a CDS encoding carbon-nitrogen hydrolase family protein, whose product is MGRPSIARCFVAAAALLAATPGALPARPGDGGDGVRFREGFDDDRLPDGGWYDGREFVIAGEEARSGDGCIAYHWEPGTTTPEGSPALRRLFEPTEAVYVRFFLKLSEGWGWSGRPYHPHLIQLLTTENGKYQGPAASRLTVYVEPQEGRLRLAAQDIENRDAPHGPTQGPLRGGVNGSFFDSEETLFTDDAWHCVEAQFRLNTLDLERDRPNADGVVRAWFDGELVVDRSDVVLRSTDFPGMEFNQILLAPYFGPGLLPHEQTLRIDELVVGTRRPEDDPAADRSRNGRASMRVAAAQPGNRTIDFHLEPAEVLARVDRSLSELERLVHEAGDAGCDALAFPEDTLGLLNWEAAHPEALDAVLPEAVSRMLDRLGRAAAGHRMYLVLCSDAIDQDGRTYNTAFLLGRDGDEIGRYRKVNLPLTEQSRARGDEFPVFPTPDLGAVGMLICYDMIFPEAARCLALQGADVVVHPTLGGAAFGDDDISLAAFRTRAAENFVYLVVAMRGQGSMVISPRGRVLATAEGADALAIADIDPWGGREGGDAFNTQADLRGRLFRERVPGAYGLLTEPEPPVLAKVPSNVTAEEAIRIMATVLTTGEERFNRANELARSGDTEEAIRLFERLCEDCPTSWIERAARARIESLRPPAPVGTHEDP
- a CDS encoding alpha/beta fold hydrolase, whose product is MSEAAQHAEVVVNGVALHVAQSGPTDGPPVILLHGFPEPWSCWRHQIGPLADAGFRVLAPDQRGYNTSDKPEGTAAYALDVLAADVIGLIDAGGWRRASLVGHDWGGLVAWWAALRHPDRVDRLAILNAPHPVAFRRHVRTQPSQLLRSWYVLFFQLPRVPEAHFRRGNWRALTRALVATSRPGTFAEEDLDRYRRAWSEPGAITAMIHWYRAAVRHRPVPPADPRVRVPTLLLWGPGDRFLSRGLAPASLALCDAGRLEWVEGATHWLHHEEPEAVNRLLLDFLGAPRHGP